In a single window of the Raphanus sativus cultivar WK10039 chromosome 9, ASM80110v3, whole genome shotgun sequence genome:
- the LOC108823328 gene encoding transcription factor TRY has protein sequence MDNPDRRRRRKQHKVTLHDSEEVSSIEWEFINMTEQEEDLIFRMHRLVGDRWDLIAGRVPGRQPEEIERYWIMRNSDGFAEKRRQLHHSSSHKNTKPHRPRFSIYPS, from the exons ATGGATAACCCCGACCGTCGTCGCCGTCGTAAGCAACACAAAGTCACTCTCCATGACTCTGAAG AAGTGAGCAGTATTGAATGGGAATTTATCAATATGacagaacaagaagaagatctcATCTTTCGAATGCATAGACTTGTCGGTGATAG gtgGGATTTAATAGCAGGACGAGTGCCAGGAAGACAACCagaagagatagagagatacTGGATAATGAGAAACAGTGATGGCTTTGCTGAGAAACGACGCCAACTTCATCACTCCTCTTCTCACAAAAATACGAAACCTCATCGTCCACGTTTTTCTATTTATCCTTCTTAG